GACGCCCCGCTCGGTCCGCCCGACGAGGTGAAGGCGTACACCGCGGCGCAAGCCGAACTCAAGAAGGTCAACGAGAAGTTCAAGAAGACCCAGACCGAACTCAAAGCGAAGAAAGATCCGTGGGCCACGCAGGTCGCGAAACTAATCGCGCTAAAAGCGACGTCAGAAGAGCTCGCGAAGATCAAGAAGAACATGCCGCCGGCCCCGCAGGTCGCACACGTCATCAGCGGTAACGGCAGCGGTATGAAAGTGTACATTCGCGGGAACCCCGCGACCCCCGGCGAAAACGCGCCCAAGGGCTTCTTGCAAGTGCTGCCCTCGCCCACACCCGCGGGGAGCACCTTTACCCGCCTCGATCTCGCGAACGCGATCGGCTCGAAGGACAACCCGCTGACCGCGCGCGTGATCGTGAACCGCGTCTGGGCGTGGCACTTCGGCCGCGGGCTGGTGAGCACGCCGTCCAACTTCGGGAACCTCGGCGACAAGCCCAGTCACCCGGAACTGCTCGACTGGCTCGCGGTGAACTTCGTCAAAAACGGCTGGTCGATGAAGTGGCTCCACAAACAGATCATGACCGCGGCTACGTACCAACTCTCGTCGAACGCGGAGCCCGGATCGGGGAGCGCGGAACCGGAGAAATGGTTCTGGTTTTCCGTTCCGCGCTCCGCGTCCCGCGATCCGCGTTCGGAAGACGCGGCGAACGTGTACCTGTGGCGCGGAACCCGCAAGCGGCTGGAAATCGAGGACTGGCGCGACTCGCTGCTCGCCGTTAGCGGAACCCTCGACCCGAAGCTCGGCGGCCCGACGTTCGACCTGCGCGACGCGAACGCGAAGCGCCGGACCCTCTACGCGAAGGTGAGCCGCCACGAACTCGACGGGCTGCTGCGGCTGTTCGACTTCCCCGACGCGAACGTGACCGCGGACAAGCGCACCGTGACCACCGTCCCGCAGCAACAGTTGTTCGCGCTAAACAGCGACTTCATGGTTTCGCAGGCCAAAGCGTTCGCCACGCGCGTCGAGAAGCTCGGCACGACGGACGAGGAGCGCGTGACGGGCGCGTACCGCACCATCTTCGGCCGCGCCCCGGAGAAAGCCGAACGGGAGCTGGCGCTCCGGTTCCTGAAGCTCCCGCCGAAAGCCGATGACAAGCTCACGCGCTGGCAGCAGTACGCCCAGGTGCTTCTGGCCAGTAACGAACTGCTGTACGTCGATTAAGGAGCGAAGTGTACCGGGCCTGAGTGGGCGCTCCCACTAGGCGGGGCGACCGAGCGGTGCGGACACTCCCGCCGGTGTGCGTAGACTGAGGTGGACCGTCCGTAGGAGGCGGGACCATCTCAACCAGCGGGTGTCGAATGAGCAGTCAACCGGAAGCCTCTCCCCACCACCGGGCCGACGTGGAAGTTTCGCAAGACGGTGACAAGGTGACACTGAAGGCGCCCGCCGGCGGAGCGACCCTGACCTCCGATCAGGCGCAGGAGCTCGCGAGCCGCATTTTCGAGGCCGCGGCGCGGGCCGGGGGCGAAGACCCGGTCGAGAACGACTGGGTGCGACTGCCCATGCAGTACCTGCGGCTCGCGGCCGAGCGCCTCGACTTCGCCCCCGAGGGCGACGAGAACAAGGTGCCGGCCCCGAACAGCGACGAGCCCGACGGGAGCACCGCAGAAGTCCACTGTTGGATCAAGGACCAGACCCAGGGGAACGCGATGCACATCGCCGCCGGCAACATTGCCGAGCACGGGTGGTACGTCGCGGAAGTGATCGAGCACCGGGCCGCGACCCGGGCCGAGTTCGCGGGCACCGAGTACCTGCAGTATTTCGAGCAGGCGCTCGTGGACTCCGAAGTGTTTCTGTACGAGATCGAAGAAGACGACACCGAAGGTACCGAGGATTCCGCCGATGCGTGATTTCGGGATTTCGCGCCGCGACATGCTCAAGAGCAGCGGCACCGGGCTCGGGGTACTCGGCCTCGCGGGGGTTCTCGCGAACGAGGCCCGGTCCGCGCCCGCCGCGAGCGCGAACCCGCTCGCGCCGAAGGTGGCGCACTTCCCGGCGAAGGCCAAGCACGTCATCCACCTGTTCATGAACGGCGGCCCGTCGCAGGTGGACACGTTCGACCCCAAGCCCGAACTCACCAAGCAGCACGGCAAGCAGCCCGGTGCGGCCGGCCTGAAGACCGAGCGCAAGACCGGCCCGCTGTACAAGTCTCCGTTCAGTTTCAAGAAGTACGGCCAGTCCGGGATCGAGGTCAGCGAGATCTTCCCCGAGGTCGGCTCGTGCATCGATGACATCTGCGTCGTCCGGTCGATGCACACGAACATCCCGAACCACGAGCCGGGCCTCCTGCTCATGACGTGCGGGAACACGCAGCCCATCCGCCCGAGTATGGGGAGCTGGCTCACCTACGGCCTCGGCACCGAGAACCAGAACCTGCCCGGGTTCGTGGTCATGTGCCCCGGGAAGCCCGTCGTCGGCCCCGCGCTGTGGAACAACAGCTTCCTGCCCGGCGTGTTCCAGGGGTGCCACATCCAGAACCTCGACCCCAAAAAGGTCATCGAGCACATCCGCAACACGAGCGTGTCGGCGGGCACCCAGCGCGAGCAGCTCGACCTCCTCAACCAGCTCAACGGGCTGCACAAGGACAAGCGCGGCAGCGACGACCAGCTCGAAGCGCGCATCCAGTCGCTCGAGATCGCGTACCGGATGCAGACCGAGGCGCAGGAAGCGTTCGACGTGAACCGCGAGCCGGTGAAAGTCCGCGACGCCTACGGTAAGGGGTATTTTGCGGACGCCTGCCTCACGGCCCGGCGCCTGGTCGAGCGCGGCGTGCGGATGGTGCAGGTCTTCTACGGCAGCGGGCAACCGTGGGACGACCACGGCGAGATCGAGAAGGGGCACCGCGCGAAGGCGAAGGACAGCGACAAGGCCGTGGCCGCACTGCTCCGCGACCTGAAGCAGACCGGGCTACTCGACGAAACCCTCGTGCTGTGGGGCGGCGAGTTCGGGCGCACCCCGACGAGCGAGGGCGCGAGTGGGCGCGACCACAACAACCACGGGTTCAGTGTGTGGATGGCCGGCGGTGGGGTGAAGGGCGGGATGACCTACGGCGCGACCGACGAGTTCGGGTTCGCCGCAGTAGACAAGAAGGTCCACATCCACGACCTGCACGCGACCATTCTCCATCTGATGGGCATCGACCACGAGAAACTGACGTACCGCTACAGCGGGCGCGACTTCCGCCTCACGGACGTCGCGGGCACCGTGGTCAAGGATATTTTGAAGTAAGCGGAGAAGACAGAGAAAAGCCGCCGCGGATGAACGCAGATAACACAGATCAAGACAAGATCGAGTGAAGTCAGGAACGCTTACCCTATTTCGGGTGCGACCTCCTTCTCTTATCATCTATTGTCTTGATCCGTGTTATCTGCGTTGATCCGCGGCGCTTTGTTCCTCGGTCCACACATGGCTTGGGGCGATCCGGTTCGCGTGCGCACCGCCGTTCACGATCGCGGCGCGCACGTGGGTTATCTCACTACCGTCGGCTACCCCGATCGCGACATTACCGCGTTCTCCGGGGGCACGCCGTATTTTGAGATCGCCGTGTCGGACCTACAGGAGAAGCACGTCGCGCTCTTGCAGCGGTTCCGACAGCACTGGCTCGTTCACTGTGGCACGTCCTACGACACCACGGATGTTGCGGGTGAGTTGAAAGCAAGTGACACCATTAAACTCGCAGTGTTCGCACTACGGTACCGCGATCAGGAGGCCCGGGTGCTGATCGCCGCTCTAAAATCACACATCGAGCGGATATTGCGCGCGGACTTGCGATAGCGTACCGGGCGCCGATCATATGGCGCCGTATCGGGATGCGCGCGACCACTTCAATTCGGGCGAATGGCCGGAGAACGAAACTCCGGGTCTTCACTTCATCTACTCTCGGTCTTCACAATTGTTCGGTAGAACTCTGGCATGATGACCGTCGTTGCCGAACGAGGGCCGAGCGTGACTATGACACTTCCCGGTTTGGCCCTCCCGCACGTTACAAACGATTCGGACTTCCCGGCGGCCGACTCCGTGTCGGAAAAGCTCGCGGTCCGCGGGGTGAACTTCTGGTACGGCGCGAAGCAGGCCCTGTTCGACATCAACCTGAGCGTACCAGAGCGGTCGGTCACGGCGCTCATCGGGCCGAGCGGGTG
The Gemmata palustris DNA segment above includes these coding regions:
- a CDS encoding PSD1 and planctomycete cytochrome C domain-containing protein; its protein translation is MLRIALVVTLVAPSVALAADPAPLDAKKVEFFETKIRPVLIEQCYKCHSEEAAKDKKLKGGLKLDTKAGLFAGGETGAALVPGKVDKGTLLHSLKYDDELKMPPKGKLPDAVIKDFEQWIADGATDPRGGDIAKAAGIDIEKGKQFWSLQQPKEPPVPGNAKQAIDGFIRAKWAEKGLKPVAQADKHTLIRRAYYDLTGLPPAPEVVDAFVADTAPDAFEKVIDALLASPQYGEKWARHWLDVARFAEDQAHTFEVKPKAQAWRYRDWVVAAFNSDMPYDKFVKLQIAGDMLPDAPSDPFTKFAGLGFLGLGAEYYKNTAAAQAIAEELDDRVDTLTRGFLGLTVSCARCHDHKFDPIPTRDYYSIAGIYMGTAMSDAPLGPPDEVKAYTAAQAELKKVNEKFKKTQTELKAKKDPWATQVAKLIALKATSEELAKIKKNMPPAPQVAHVISGNGSGMKVYIRGNPATPGENAPKGFLQVLPSPTPAGSTFTRLDLANAIGSKDNPLTARVIVNRVWAWHFGRGLVSTPSNFGNLGDKPSHPELLDWLAVNFVKNGWSMKWLHKQIMTAATYQLSSNAEPGSGSAEPEKWFWFSVPRSASRDPRSEDAANVYLWRGTRKRLEIEDWRDSLLAVSGTLDPKLGGPTFDLRDANAKRRTLYAKVSRHELDGLLRLFDFPDANVTADKRTVTTVPQQQLFALNSDFMVSQAKAFATRVEKLGTTDEERVTGAYRTIFGRAPEKAERELALRFLKLPPKADDKLTRWQQYAQVLLASNELLYVD
- a CDS encoding DUF1501 domain-containing protein — its product is MRDFGISRRDMLKSSGTGLGVLGLAGVLANEARSAPAASANPLAPKVAHFPAKAKHVIHLFMNGGPSQVDTFDPKPELTKQHGKQPGAAGLKTERKTGPLYKSPFSFKKYGQSGIEVSEIFPEVGSCIDDICVVRSMHTNIPNHEPGLLLMTCGNTQPIRPSMGSWLTYGLGTENQNLPGFVVMCPGKPVVGPALWNNSFLPGVFQGCHIQNLDPKKVIEHIRNTSVSAGTQREQLDLLNQLNGLHKDKRGSDDQLEARIQSLEIAYRMQTEAQEAFDVNREPVKVRDAYGKGYFADACLTARRLVERGVRMVQVFYGSGQPWDDHGEIEKGHRAKAKDSDKAVAALLRDLKQTGLLDETLVLWGGEFGRTPTSEGASGRDHNNHGFSVWMAGGGVKGGMTYGATDEFGFAAVDKKVHIHDLHATILHLMGIDHEKLTYRYSGRDFRLTDVAGTVVKDILK